The segment gtgacatttttgcaaccatcgcttggtcagtcaccatgtcatgactttttttttactgtgatcagttttgcaaaatgtcactgtcaactGATGCAACAAAAACATGTCAGTGTCACCGaactctactgtgatgatcagaggtgagactcaaactgttggtgcgaccatcacatgcatGGTGACGCGTTGTggaaccaactcttggtcagtcacctGAGCGCGACATTTTCTCAGATACTCAAagcaaacagagcgagaaagaatgctcattttgttgctcgCCCCAaatatattccaagaatgtcgtgattatcactgaacagaaaatgtcgtgatcaagtgagtgaccaagagttggatattaaataaaattttaccAATCATGTtagagtctcacctctgatcatcacagttgtGTGTACGTTAagtgatttgagcttcgtttcagtcatgactGTTGGTGACTGAATCAGTTGCATTTGGCTTTTCACAGTCAGAAaaagtcatgattatgcttgtgtCGacattaagctcagcttgtGAGGCAGAGTTTCGCGTTTGACTCAAGCACTTGCATGTCGTtttcggcatgtcatgacaCTCATTCATTGAGTAACAGCAATGAGTATCAAGCTACCACAGCTATGtccattgttttcgttggtaaatatctcgtgatgctcatgacattttgcagcactggttgtTGTCCATCGCCTACTGGGAGATCAATTTCCTCTGCCCGACTGCGTGGCTGTGCGGTGAGTTAGCGACTTGAATAAATAACTGTTCGCCAATTCTTCGTAAATGCGGAACATAACATAATTCAggtaaaaaaaaggtcaatTAACTCAGCACATCCGCAGTTAACTCAACAACTgagttttcttcttcattacGACTATTAGTACTTCAAACAAAACTATGCGCACTGGTGGACTGTTAAACTATCACGGCTTGTGTGGGACATTTGCAAATTGGACGTGTCCGTCGCTTAAACATTCTAATAATTTCTTTGGGTACGGTTGTTGAATTTGGCAGGAACATTTCTTGCATtcgctctcttcctctctgtGGCATGTGTCTATTTGTTCCTTACAATTTCATCTTTGCTAATTTTCGTATTTttcttgtcttttttttctcggtACAAGATTCTCTTATTGTCTGTGCCCGTCGTCGCCTAGCAACAGTTTCGATTTCGTGCAGTGAAACTCATTCGCAAGCAGATGCACTAGCGCTGCTGCTGATCTGCCGGACGTGTTGGTACTGCCGGCCGGGTGCCAACCGTACCGTGCGGTCGCTAGCCTCCCGACCCGCGGCGCAACAGCCCGCTTTAGTGGGCGCATTCGCTGTGGATCGCAGCACAAGCGAagcgaatggaatggaaaagttGAGCAAACACAGGTGAAGAAAatttagaaataaaacataaacgaaGGACAAAACACGAAAACACGAAATTTATAgacaagaaaaaagagagaaatagagagagagagagagagagaaagagagagagagagaaaagagaaagaaaaagagataaagaAGGATTTAATACAGAACAGTAATTGTTTTACCCAGCCTGCGCATTGCAGCGAAAGCGCACACACGTGGCACGTGGATTTTTTTGTCGTGTTGGGTGGTTTTAAGCAAAGCGATCAAGAGAGAAgtaagaagaaagaaagggaCACGTGCAAAATACGGTTAAATTTAAACCATGAAAAAGTCGTTTGCAAAAttaagaagaaacaaacaaaaaagtcggCTAAGCTGACCGGATCGGCCGGTCCCAGGCGAACGAACGGGCTTTGCGATGGGGTGGTATGGAGAGGGGGCGGGGTGTGGTATTTTGGCATGGACGGTGCTGAAACGGACGGATCTGCACCCCCAACCCCATCAACAGCATCATTCTGTCCCCCCCGCCCAGAACCACGCCGCTATACCTTTGCCTTCAGTCCGTAGTAATCGGTGCCGTGGTTCGGCCGGTGCTTGCTGTCCttccgctgcagcagcagctcctcctCGCTTTCCGCCAGCCGCTGCTGCAGAAAGCGTATCGATTCGTGGCAGGACGCCAGCTCCTTCTCGTGTGCGGCCTGTAGCGTTTTCAGCTAAAACAGAAGAACCAAGGGCAGAAGGcgtgtcaaaaaaaaaacgttcaaaCGTCCGCACGCGTAAGTCCCCGCATAACTTACGTCCTGTAGCCGCTTCTCCTGCAGCGCCTTGTAgtccagctcgagcagctTCACCTTGGACTGCGCATCGCGGAGCGCACCGGGCTCGGGACCGGCACCGCACTCGCTACCGCTCTCCGGCTTGCTGCGCACCTTCACTGGCGACCGGCCACTGCTGTCGGCGCCccggccgccgccaccgccgccattgCCCGCGCCGACTGGCCCGGgttccttctttttctgcAGCTTCTTGATCGTCTTCTTGCACTCCTCGACCTCGCGCGTCAGCCGCTGGACCGCCTTCTCCTTGATGGCCAGATCGACCCGCATGCCGCGTATGGTGGCGAGCAGATGGGCATCCTCCTTGCCCTGGGCCTGGGCCCGCTTGGCGGACGGTTGGCGCACCGCCGGTACCACCACcgttgccgctgccgctgtGGCCGCCTCTCCCGTCACATCCGTCTGCACTAAAATAGAGCGTACTTTAGCATTGGCAGCCTCGCGCTTGCGGCCTCTcggctcctcctcctcctcttcctcctctcccTCCACTGTTGCGTCTGTTTGCGTAAAGCTAGCGGTGCTGCCGTTGACGGTGCCGGCATGGCTGCCGATGCTGGCCAGCTCCTCCATCTGGCGGATGATCTTCTCGTTCAGCTTCGAGTTGATCTCCTGCAGGCTGAGCACCTGCATCTCCAGATCGGCTATGTGCGTTTCGTACTTTGCCTGCACCGAGTTAAAGCGGGCCTGCACGTCGGCCAGTATACCTTGCGCCTTTGCGTCCTGCTTCCGCGCGTCCGCCTCGAGCTGGGCGATCCGCTGCTCCAGCAGCCGGCAGGTGGTCGAGTTCGAGCCGTCCGGTTCCGGCTTGCCCGTCGGCGATTTGCTGGCCACtgtggaaagagagagagagagaaaaaaaaatgcgcccGGTTAGCTGTTGTTTAGCTCCACGCTGCAACGATCGAGCAGTCGCACCGATTAAGGCGGATATGGAGTCGGGATTTTTGCGCATCAGTATCCGCTCCATCTCGCGGCACTGGCGCTGCAGGTCCTGTATCGTTTTCGTGTCCTTCTCGCCACCGTCCTGCAGCTTTTTGCGCTCCCGGCGCGATTCGTCCAGCTCTGACTGCAGTATTTTCTGCAGCTCGATGGCGGAATCCCGATCACAGCGGGCGGATTGCAACTCGGACCTGCaaacaccgaaaaaaaaacaaaaaaaaacccaatacACCTGGTTTAGTACGGCGGGTACAACTTTGCGCTGGGTTTCGCTGCTGCCACGTACCGCAACACGTCGGCACACTTGGTCAGGTGCTGGATGTCGAACTGCAGCTTTTCGCTTTCCTCCTGCAGCGTACCGTAGTTTTCGCGCAGCGTCCGGTGCACCTGGGACAGCGTGTCGTACTGGAGCTTCAGACTGTGGTACCGCTCCTCCGTATCCTTCAGGCGCTCCTGCAGTTCGGTAATTTGCCCCTCGAGCAGCCGCTCCTTAGCCCAGCTCGCGCACCGATCGTCCGGCGCGTCGTCCGGTGACGGTTGCGTCGAGCGGTCGCACGTGAGCCGGGCACGGTACGGCACTACCGGCACCGACTCCGTCGCCGTCTGTTTCGAGTGGTGCGTCGGTTCGATGTGCTCGAGCCTAACCTTCGCTTTGATTGCTGTCGGTTGATCGATGTGTCGCCGCTGTGTGGGCGTGGTAGGAGTTGATGGTTgttgtgctggtggtggaggtgttggtggtggtggtgggttctCCGGCGGGGACCGTATCCGATTATTGGATGGTTTGGTCGGCTCCGCTGGTTGCTGTCTACGCTCGCCAGTGCCATTGCAATGGACCGGCCCGGTTAATTCTAGCCCCTGGAAAAGAAGACAAGTGTGAGCGAATAAGCATGTTCACGCTTCTGTTATGCTACGGCAAAACTGCACAACGAGGCTACAATATTTAGAAAAACGATCAATGCGATAAAGACTTTCCTTGCGTCAGTTATGAGGATCCTTCATTGCTTGCGTTCGACTGCAAGGCGGCCTACGACACCATGGACCGGAATGAACCCTGTGAAGTTAATCCGGTTAGAGACCACCATGAACAGGGGGTGCAGTGAAAGGTGAGAGTGACAAGACATCAGAATCGTTCGAATCTTGCAGAGGTCTGAGGCACTCTCCTATCTGTTCTTCAACATCGCCCAGCAAGTTGTCATTCGAAGCGCTGAGCtctagacaacgacatccgtaGCACGATcagatgacatcgacatcatcggcaggacaacagcgaagCTGTGTGACGCGTacagcaagaattggattgagaatcaatgcgacgaaaaCGAAGTTCCTGCTTGTCGGagactcagaccatctgggaagcagtgtattagttgacggcgacaatctCGAGGCGATAGAAGAGCTATCTAATATCTTGGGACGATCATTTCTTCAAACAatgacatcagcagcgaaatccggagacgcattgtgcagAGGAATTGTGTatactatgggcttcaccaacggctgagatccagaagacttcgagcctgaacgaaatgtgagatatatcaCACAATTGATTTGCTCGGTGGTCCTCTATAGAAACGAGTCTTGGACCATTCAGGCGGAGGATGTAATGGAgtttggaggagaaggatgaacgacgagcttgctgagctgtacggcgcACTGAGCATTCACACGGTGGCAAAGACTGGCAGGATGCGATAactggggcatgtcatgaggatgccgaACTCATGTCCCACCCAAGagaggtgttcgacagcgatctcCAGTTCAACATGAGGCACATGAGGgtgcacagcgaactcgatgacTGGATCAGGTGTATTAAGATCCGTCGAAGGTCGAATATCTATATGAATGGGGtactgcagccagggaccgcgAA is part of the Anopheles gambiae chromosome X, idAnoGambNW_F1_1, whole genome shotgun sequence genome and harbors:
- the LOC1271680 gene encoding coiled-coil domain-containing protein 136 isoform X1, with protein sequence MSAQLNGLGGRWSGSKARTKHEPATQSAAPGGDSEESSLDEFLEHELLCWLNEDKPIGQEVATLRPELYGELHQLLGVATEADNRCVEDILAEAERLMLQDGGSELPVAAGDQSPVGWGELLLPPPPAPPPPMTTKWDESGPPYHRPQRIASPACVKGLELTGPVHCNGTGERRQQPAEPTKPSNNRIRSPPENPPPPPTPPPPAQQPSTPTTPTQRRHIDQPTAIKAKVRLEHIEPTHHSKQTATESVPVVPYRARLTCDRSTQPSPDDAPDDRCASWAKERLLEGQITELQERLKDTEERYHSLKLQYDTLSQVHRTLRENYGTLQEESEKLQFDIQHLTKCADVLRSELQSARCDRDSAIELQKILQSELDESRRERKKLQDGGEKDTKTIQDLQRQCREMERILMRKNPDSISALIVASKSPTGKPEPDGSNSTTCRLLEQRIAQLEADARKQDAKAQGILADVQARFNSVQAKYETHIADLEMQVLSLQEINSKLNEKIIRQMEELASIGSHAGTVNGSTASFTQTDATVEGEEEEEEEEPRGRKREAANAKVRSILVQTDVTGEAATAAAATVVVPAVRQPSAKRAQAQGKEDAHLLATIRGMRVDLAIKEKAVQRLTREVEECKKTIKKLQKKKEPGPVGAGNGGGGGGRGADSSGRSPVKVRSKPESGSECGAGPEPGALRDAQSKVKLLELDYKALQEKRLQDLKTLQAAHEKELASCHESIRFLQQRLAESEEELLLQRKDSKHRPNHGTDYYGLKAKRMRPLKRAVAPRVGRLATARYGWHPAGSTNTSGRSAAALVHLLANEFHCTKSKLLLGDDGHRQ
- the LOC1271680 gene encoding centrosomal protein of 162 kDa isoform X2: MSAQLNGLGGRWSGSKARTKHEPATQSAAPGGDSEESSLDEFLEHELLCWLNEDKPIGQEVATLRPELYGELHQLLGVATEADNRCVEDILAEAERLMLQDGGSELPVAAGDQSPVGWGELLLPPPPAPPPPMTTKWDESGPPYHRPQRIASPACVKGLELTGPVHCNGTGERRQQPAEPTKPSNNRIRSPPENPPPPPTPPPPAQQPSTPTTPTQRRHIDQPTAIKAKVRLEHIEPTHHSKQTATESVPVVPYRARLTCDRSTQPSPDDAPDDRCASWAKERLLEGQITELQERLKDTEERYHSLKLQYDTLSQVHRTLRENYGTLQEESEKLQFDIQHLTKCADVLRSELQSARCDRDSAIELQKILQSELDESRRERKKLQDGGEKDTKTIQDLQRQCREMERILMRKNPDSISALIVASKSPTGKPEPDGSNSTTCRLLEQRIAQLEADARKQDAKAQGILADVQARFNSVQAKYETHIADLEMQVLSLQEINSKLNEKIIRQMEELASIGSHAGTVNGSTASFTQTDATVEGEEEEEEEEPRGRKREAANAKVRSILVQTDVTGEAATAAAATVVVPAVRQPSAKRAQAQGKEDAHLLATIRGMRVDLAIKEKAVQRLTREVEECKKTIKKLQKKKEPGPVGAGNGGGGGGRGADSSGRSPVKVRSKPESGSECGAGPEPGALRDAQSKVKLLELDYKALQEKRLQDLKTLQAAHEKELASCHESIRFLQQRLAESEEELLLQRKDSKHRPNHGTDYYGLKAKVAYLERRHTEREQRLLMLVEALSK